CGCCGCGACGCCTCGTCGAGCCATGAAGCGCCAAGCCATTGTTCGTATCGTTCGCGATAAGTCATGGTCAGTCCTCCGTCGGTTTAAAATTTTGCAGCGGCGGCAGATGTTCCACGTGGAACATCTGCCTTCGCCGCGCCCAAAAGAGATTCGTGGTTCCCACTTGATTTTAATTGAACGACGTCGGCCCTGCAAGATGAGGAAAACCGCAAATTTGAAACGATGCGGTACAAAACAGCCCGCGCGAATTTATTCGCGCGGGCTGGAAATTCACGCTGATTCAGCGGCACACGTCCAGAGCCAGTCCGGTCAGCGCGGCGACGCCGCAGACGAAGGCGCTTTCGTCTGCTTTGAAACAGGACGAATGGAGCGGCGCGTTGTCCTTGTCCTTGAAGCCGACGCCGAGGCGGAACATGACGCCGGGAACTCGTTCGGTGAAGAAGGCGAAATCCTCGCCGCCCATGGAGCAGTTCTCGAAGGCGACGATGCGGTCTTTGCCGACGACGCGCTCGGCCACGGAGACGAGCCGGTCGAACATGCCGTCGTCGTTGACCAGCACCGGCGTGCCTTCGCGGATCTCCACCCCGGCGCAGGCGCGCAGCGCTTCGGCCGTCAATCTGGCGACGCGCGGGATGGCTTCGAACAGGTGCTCCCGCACCCGGGAGCGGACCGTGCGGATCGTGCCCGTCATCTTCACGTCGGGGGCGATGATGTTGCTCCTGACGCCGCCGTGGATCGTGCCGATCGTGACCACCGCCGAGTCCTGCGGCGCCACCTCGCGGCTGACCAGCTGCTGCAGGGCCGTGATCACCTGGGCGCCGACGGCGATCGGGTCGATGCACAGCTCCGGATAGGCGCCGTGTCCCTGCCGGCCGATGACGTCCAGCGAGAAACTGTCGGACGAGGCGTTGAACGCGCCGCGGCGCACGCCCAGCGTTCCGGCGGGAATGCCGGGAAAAACGTGCAGCGCCGCGATGCAGGCGGGCGGATCCTTTTCGTCCAGCTCCCCTGCGGCGATCATCTCCCTGGCGCCCCGGCCGATCTCTTCGGCGGGCTGGAAGAAAAATTTCACCGCGCCGTGAATCTGTCCGCGCACGCCGCACAGCGCCTTGGCCGCGCCCAGCAGCACCGCCGTGTGAACGTCGTGGCCGCAGGCGTGCATCACGTTTTCGTTCCGCGATTTGA
This sequence is a window from Pyramidobacter sp. YE332. Protein-coding genes within it:
- a CDS encoding M20 family metallopeptidase, which translates into the protein MDLLKLASSVVGDVTAWRHHLHAHPELSGQEVETSAFVERTLREMGADEVRRAGKTGVVALVRGARPGPVFALRADMDALPVPELADVEFKSRNENVMHACGHDVHTAVLLGAAKALCGVRGQIHGAVKFFFQPAEEIGRGAREMIAAGELDEKDPPACIAALHVFPGIPAGTLGVRRGAFNASSDSFSLDVIGRQGHGAYPELCIDPIAVGAQVITALQQLVSREVAPQDSAVVTIGTIHGGVRSNIIAPDVKMTGTIRTVRSRVREHLFEAIPRVARLTAEALRACAGVEIREGTPVLVNDDGMFDRLVSVAERVVGKDRIVAFENCSMGGEDFAFFTERVPGVMFRLGVGFKDKDNAPLHSSCFKADESAFVCGVAALTGLALDVCR